One genomic region from Granulicatella adiacens ATCC 49175 encodes:
- a CDS encoding UDP-N-acetylmuramoyl-tripeptide--D-alanyl-D-alanine ligase, with translation MSIGTVAEITKAVGAIDYQSAHRFETIESVAFDTRKLGPNSLFVPLKGQTDGHDYIEQAIQAGATAVLWGKKDLTPPEGICAIWVEDPLEAFQKLAKWYLEKVSPRVVGITGSSGKTTTKDMTAAALGARYRVYKTQGNFNNDIGLPQTILDMPESTEALVLEMGMSNFHEIEFLSKLARPEVVAITLIGESHMEQLGSKEGIAKAKLEILSGLQEKGTFIYPAHEDLITAGIAQAEKPATFKIVTVGEGSKELSTKNIELYSDHTAFELVTPTETVAVTLPVLGAYNVSNALLAIEIARTLEVPLSDIVSALANFELTKNRTQWVKGQNGVAILNDAYNASPIAMKSVIQSFVSVEATGRRVLVLGDIRELGEHSKELHASISEVISPSEVALVYLYGEEMEALYDALKDQFEIAALHHYMDKEALIADLKAELKEGDQVLIKSSNGTGLLAVVDALKAE, from the coding sequence ATGAGTATTGGAACAGTTGCCGAAATCACAAAAGCAGTTGGCGCGATTGATTATCAATCGGCACATCGATTCGAAACGATTGAGTCAGTAGCCTTTGATACTAGAAAATTAGGTCCGAATAGCCTGTTTGTTCCTCTAAAAGGGCAAACAGACGGACATGATTATATTGAACAAGCGATTCAAGCCGGCGCAACAGCCGTGTTATGGGGAAAAAAAGATCTTACACCACCAGAGGGAATCTGCGCCATTTGGGTAGAAGACCCTCTTGAAGCTTTTCAAAAATTAGCGAAATGGTACTTAGAAAAAGTATCTCCTCGTGTCGTTGGAATTACAGGAAGTTCTGGCAAAACTACGACGAAAGACATGACAGCAGCCGCTCTTGGCGCACGCTACCGTGTCTATAAAACACAAGGGAACTTCAATAACGATATCGGCTTACCACAAACGATTTTAGATATGCCGGAATCAACTGAAGCACTTGTCTTAGAAATGGGAATGAGTAATTTCCACGAAATCGAGTTCTTATCAAAATTAGCACGCCCAGAAGTTGTTGCGATTACGCTCATTGGTGAGTCGCACATGGAACAACTCGGAAGTAAGGAAGGTATTGCAAAAGCCAAACTTGAAATCCTTTCTGGACTACAAGAAAAAGGAACCTTTATTTATCCAGCGCATGAAGACTTAATTACAGCAGGGATTGCGCAAGCTGAAAAACCAGCAACCTTCAAAATCGTTACAGTCGGCGAAGGAAGCAAGGAACTCTCAACTAAAAATATCGAACTGTATTCAGACCACACTGCGTTTGAATTAGTGACACCAACTGAAACTGTGGCAGTAACATTGCCAGTTCTTGGAGCGTATAATGTTTCAAACGCACTTTTAGCCATTGAAATTGCACGCACGTTAGAGGTACCACTCTCAGATATCGTGTCTGCCTTAGCGAACTTCGAATTAACGAAGAACCGTACGCAATGGGTGAAAGGACAAAACGGAGTAGCCATCTTAAACGATGCTTACAACGCCAGCCCAATCGCGATGAAATCGGTGATTCAATCATTTGTTTCAGTTGAAGCAACAGGCCGTCGCGTCCTTGTTCTTGGAGATATCCGCGAACTCGGAGAACATTCGAAAGAATTGCACGCCAGCATCTCAGAAGTCATTTCTCCAAGCGAAGTCGCACTTGTGTACTTGTACGGCGAAGAAATGGAAGCACTCTATGATGCGTTGAAAGACCAGTTTGAAATAGCAGCGCTTCACCATTACATGGACAAAGAAGCTTTGATTGCTGACTTAAAAGCCGAACTTAAAGAAGGCGACCAAGTCCTCATCAAATCAAGCAACGGCACAGGCTTACTCGCCGTTGTCGATGCCTTAAAAGCAGAATAA